A window from Pseudobutyrivibrio ruminis HUN009 encodes these proteins:
- a CDS encoding lysozyme inhibitor LprI family protein, with protein MKTQHKKRQKKRIRTILIIDFVLLLLAGGCIFFISNRKELDDTATELNENNEIQVEGSKDSSGDNGNASETSEDIDDSTITFADLAKYSYSFSSGAGGWEDDFDIEKDGYFHGSYHDSDMGDTGEDYPDGIRYYCDYEGHFENIQKVDEYTYKMQMKDITILNDDKEYISDGVKYVPLSPYALSGADEVDIYMPGKPVSEIDEQVQRWLFIDYQEQQDTLDNLALVNVAENQGIVSSERISAKKEAEGFYNTTENSYDYYSDMLSEALTTSDMVEITSSQVRISDDCLNNIWRVIKYNTDEAEFNKILEEQRQWLKDRDAKAQESADEYDGGSFASVAYNDTYASATMERCKKLLEYIE; from the coding sequence ATGAAAACACAACATAAGAAAAGACAGAAAAAAAGAATTAGGACTATTTTGATAATTGACTTTGTTTTATTATTACTAGCTGGAGGTTGCATTTTCTTCATATCAAATAGAAAAGAATTAGATGATACAGCTACAGAGTTAAATGAAAATAACGAGATTCAGGTAGAGGGCTCAAAGGATTCAAGTGGTGATAATGGCAACGCTTCAGAAACTAGCGAAGATATTGATGATTCTACAATCACATTTGCAGATTTAGCGAAGTATAGCTATTCGTTTTCCAGCGGAGCTGGTGGTTGGGAAGATGATTTTGATATAGAAAAAGATGGATATTTTCATGGCAGTTATCACGATTCTGATATGGGTGATACTGGTGAAGATTATCCAGATGGCATTCGATATTATTGCGACTACGAAGGACATTTTGAGAATATTCAAAAGGTGGACGAATATACTTATAAAATGCAGATGAAGGATATTACAATTCTTAATGATGATAAGGAGTATATTTCTGATGGAGTGAAATATGTTCCACTTTCGCCATATGCCCTTAGTGGTGCAGATGAGGTTGATATTTATATGCCAGGTAAACCTGTTTCGGAAATTGATGAACAAGTACAGAGATGGTTATTTATAGACTATCAAGAGCAGCAGGATACATTAGACAATTTGGCATTAGTAAATGTAGCAGAAAATCAAGGTATTGTCAGCAGTGAGAGAATTTCTGCAAAGAAAGAAGCTGAAGGCTTCTATAATACAACAGAAAACAGCTATGATTATTATAGCGATATGCTCTCTGAAGCGTTAACTACTTCTGATATGGTTGAAATAACTTCTTCACAGGTAAGAATTAGTGATGATTGCCTCAATAATATTTGGAGAGTAATAAAGTACAACACAGATGAGGCTGAATTTAACAAGATTCTTGAAGAACAGAGGCAATGGTTAAAGGACAGAGATGCCAAAGCACAAGAGTCAGCGGACGAATATGATGGTGGTAGTTTTGCGTCTGTTGCATATAATGATACTTATGCCAGTGCCACAATGGAGCGCTGCAAAAAGTTACTGGAGTATATAGAATAG
- a CDS encoding NUDIX hydrolase: MTLTTLCYLIKDNKYLMLHRTKKEHDINAGKYIGVGGHVEEGESPTDCIKREVFEETGLILNSVKMRGYITFVMGDETEHAILFTSDDFNGTLAESCSEGELTWVDIDKVMDLNLWEGDRAFLKLLKNQDQEGKCEFFSLKLVYDGEDNLLDTIFEGQYEN; encoded by the coding sequence ATGACACTTACAACTTTATGCTATTTAATAAAAGATAATAAATATTTGATGCTTCACCGCACCAAGAAGGAGCATGATATCAATGCTGGAAAATATATTGGTGTTGGTGGACATGTGGAAGAGGGGGAGTCTCCAACCGATTGCATTAAGCGAGAGGTGTTTGAAGAGACTGGATTGATACTAAATTCTGTAAAAATGCGAGGCTATATCACTTTCGTTATGGGTGATGAGACTGAGCATGCTATACTTTTCACCAGTGATGATTTCAATGGCACTTTGGCAGAATCTTGTAGCGAAGGTGAGCTGACTTGGGTTGATATTGATAAAGTGATGGACCTAAATCTTTGGGAGGGCGACAGGGCTTTCTTGAAGCTCTTAAAGAATCAGGACCAGGAAGGAAAATGTGAGTTTTTCTCACTAAAATTGGTATATGATGGTGAGGATAACCTTTTAGATACTATCTTTGAAGGACAGTATGAAAACTAA